The Tistrella mobilis genome window below encodes:
- a CDS encoding restriction endonuclease, with protein MEKLRPVELKVVGQLFETSPGYVLDFTNAEFADFFRREVGVDIYDDTYAINGNSKGKRLRTFLIEGQAPAIAKALAALWEYRESDRIGQKRAETVVNARHQLSLIVERLGGPPLPDYGSPTKDPAAASRDTSRVTRPEPAALHALGERFLALWCMSDEPQARGRHFETFLTDLFNAWNMDARAGFRVVGEQIDGSFQLGGDIYLLEAKWHQARTDAATLHAFQGKVSERPEWTRGLFISFNGFTDVGLKAFTAKRIILADGKDIYDALARRLSIPDIIAAKVRYASEHRQSFQRVENLFSQP; from the coding sequence ATGGAGAAATTAAGGCCTGTTGAATTAAAAGTTGTGGGTCAATTATTCGAGACAAGTCCCGGATACGTCCTTGATTTCACGAATGCTGAATTTGCGGATTTTTTCCGGCGTGAGGTGGGGGTAGATATATATGACGACACTTACGCCATCAATGGCAACAGCAAGGGGAAACGCCTTCGTACCTTTCTAATCGAGGGGCAGGCACCAGCCATCGCTAAAGCTCTTGCGGCTCTGTGGGAGTATCGCGAGTCGGATCGGATCGGGCAAAAGAGGGCGGAAACGGTTGTCAATGCACGTCACCAATTGAGTCTGATTGTGGAGCGGCTTGGTGGTCCTCCTCTGCCAGACTATGGCTCGCCCACCAAAGATCCTGCAGCGGCATCGCGGGATACATCGAGAGTGACTCGTCCCGAGCCGGCAGCGTTGCATGCTCTTGGGGAACGCTTTCTTGCTCTTTGGTGCATGTCGGATGAGCCTCAGGCTAGAGGTCGTCACTTCGAAACGTTTCTGACTGATCTTTTCAATGCCTGGAATATGGATGCTCGTGCCGGTTTCAGGGTCGTCGGCGAGCAGATCGACGGTTCGTTTCAGCTTGGTGGTGACATTTATCTGCTGGAGGCAAAATGGCATCAGGCGAGGACCGACGCCGCCACCCTTCATGCCTTCCAGGGCAAAGTCAGCGAACGTCCCGAATGGACGCGGGGGCTGTTCATCAGCTTCAATGGTTTTACTGACGTCGGTCTTAAGGCGTTCACAGCCAAAAGAATTATTCTGGCTGATGGGAAAGACATCTACGACGCGCTTGCACGCAGACTGTCGATTCCCGATATCATTGCTGCGAAGGTCCGATACGCGTCAGAGCATAGACAGTCCTTTCAACGGGTGGAGAACCTTTTTTCTCAACCCTAG
- a CDS encoding alpha/beta fold hydrolase — MTEIAPAETAAPTTPKVQDHLIPTPRGRIFTCSWTPAGSEEGAEGGGVPILLFHDSLGCVALWRSFPERLAAATGRRVIAYDRLGFGRSDPHPGLLPVDFIAAEAREAVPAICEALGIDGFIACGHSVGGGMGIHTAATLAERCRALVTIAAQAFVEDRTIAGIEVAKAGFQRPEELAKLARYHGDKARWVVDAWTETWLSPVFADWTVDAARARVRCPVLAIHGELDEYGSTEHPRRIAGTTGTARILAGIGHVPHRECEAELIGLISGFLAGAVPAAD; from the coding sequence ATGACCGAGATCGCCCCTGCCGAGACTGCCGCCCCGACCACCCCCAAGGTGCAGGACCATCTGATCCCCACGCCCAGGGGCCGGATCTTCACCTGCAGCTGGACGCCCGCCGGTTCCGAGGAAGGGGCTGAGGGCGGTGGGGTGCCCATTCTGCTCTTCCATGATTCGCTCGGCTGCGTCGCGCTCTGGCGCAGCTTTCCGGAACGGCTCGCCGCCGCCACCGGCCGGCGGGTGATCGCCTATGACCGGCTGGGCTTCGGCCGTTCCGATCCCCATCCCGGACTGCTGCCGGTCGATTTTATCGCCGCCGAGGCGCGCGAGGCGGTGCCGGCGATCTGTGAAGCGCTCGGCATCGACGGCTTCATCGCCTGCGGCCACAGTGTCGGCGGCGGCATGGGCATCCACACTGCCGCCACCCTTGCCGAGCGCTGCCGGGCGCTGGTGACCATTGCCGCACAGGCCTTCGTCGAGGACCGGACCATCGCCGGGATAGAGGTCGCCAAAGCCGGCTTCCAGCGGCCTGAGGAGCTGGCAAAACTCGCCCGCTATCATGGCGACAAGGCGCGCTGGGTGGTCGACGCCTGGACCGAGACCTGGCTGTCACCCGTCTTCGCCGACTGGACGGTGGATGCGGCCCGCGCCCGGGTGCGCTGCCCGGTGCTCGCGATCCATGGCGAGCTTGACGAATACGGCTCGACCGAACATCCCCGCCGCATTGCCGGCACCACCGGCACCGCACGCATCCTGGCCGGCATCGGCCATGTGCCTCACCGCGAATGCGAGGCCGAACTGATCGGGCTGATCAGCGGCTTTCTGGCCGGGGCCGTGCCGGCCGCGGACTGA
- a CDS encoding Hsp20 family protein, producing the protein MSRFTAFNHPMMLGFDHMERMLDRLAKTGSDGYPPYNIEKLGERRLRITLAVAGFTMDDLTVTLEDNQLVIRGRQHDDANDGREFIHRGIAARQFQRTFLLADGIQVMDASLDNGLLHIDLEQPLPQSSVRTISIRKTQPDGRQSGSLLDER; encoded by the coding sequence ATGTCGCGGTTCACCGCTTTCAATCACCCGATGATGCTGGGCTTCGACCACATGGAGCGCATGCTGGACCGTCTGGCCAAGACCGGCTCGGACGGGTATCCGCCCTACAACATCGAGAAACTTGGCGAGCGGCGGCTGCGCATCACGCTTGCGGTCGCAGGTTTTACCATGGACGACCTGACGGTCACGCTGGAAGACAATCAGCTGGTGATCCGCGGGCGGCAGCACGACGACGCCAATGACGGCCGGGAATTCATCCATCGCGGTATCGCGGCCCGGCAGTTCCAGCGCACTTTCCTGCTTGCCGACGGCATCCAGGTGATGGATGCCTCGCTGGATAACGGCCTGCTCCATATCGATCTGGAGCAACCGCTGCCGCAATCCTCGGTGCGGACCATCTCCATCCGCAAGACCCAGCCGGATGGACGCCAGTCGGGCAGCCTGCTCGACGAGCGCTGA
- a CDS encoding DUF427 domain-containing protein has product MTGTRTVRVPGPDHPITVTAWPGRVRVRAGGRVIADSRKAVVLKEADYPPVFYLPRADVAMGALARTSHTSWCPYKGEAACFSIPAAGARGENAVWSYEDPLPAMASICGRVAFYPDRVDAIETDDAPATDGRGDDGDGPA; this is encoded by the coding sequence ATGACCGGAACACGCACGGTCCGGGTCCCCGGGCCCGATCATCCGATCACCGTCACTGCCTGGCCCGGCCGGGTCCGGGTGCGCGCCGGCGGCCGGGTGATCGCCGACAGCCGCAAGGCGGTGGTGCTGAAGGAGGCCGACTATCCACCGGTCTTCTACCTGCCGCGCGCCGATGTGGCGATGGGCGCGCTTGCCCGCACCAGCCACACCAGCTGGTGCCCCTATAAGGGCGAGGCGGCCTGTTTCTCGATCCCCGCGGCCGGTGCGCGTGGTGAGAACGCCGTCTGGAGTTACGAGGATCCACTGCCGGCGATGGCATCGATCTGCGGCCGGGTCGCCTTCTACCCCGACCGGGTGGATGCGATCGAGACCGATGATGCGCCCGCAACCGACGGTCGCGGAGACGATGGTGACGGGCCGGCATGA
- a CDS encoding ABC transporter ATP-binding protein — protein MSPTRTASATAPDLAISARELRKTYAGGKTALHGVTLEVPRGSMFALLGPNGAGKSTFINILAGMVHKTSGTVEIWGRDLDRRQRDARLAIGIVPQELVLDPFFTPREALELQAGFYGVPKSERRTMELLKAVGLDDKADAYARTLSGGMRRRLLVAKAMVHNPPVLVLDEPTAGVDIELRRKLWDYVRELNAAGTTVVLTTHYLEEAQELCDRIAIINHGRLIACDRTDALLSQLDAKELVVRVAEALAPGQVPAPLAAFGAAVDAEVGTVCFRFRPSETPVGRLLAAVTAAGLTVADITTREPDLEDLFLRLTRESDAAREAAA, from the coding sequence ATGTCCCCGACCCGTACCGCCTCTGCCACCGCTCCCGACCTCGCCATCTCGGCCCGCGAGCTGCGCAAGACCTATGCCGGCGGCAAGACCGCGTTGCACGGCGTGACGCTCGAGGTGCCGCGCGGGTCGATGTTCGCCCTGCTCGGCCCCAACGGCGCCGGCAAGTCGACCTTCATCAACATTCTGGCGGGCATGGTCCACAAGACCTCGGGCACGGTGGAAATCTGGGGCCGCGATCTCGATCGCCGCCAGCGCGATGCCCGGCTGGCCATCGGCATCGTGCCGCAGGAACTGGTGCTCGACCCCTTCTTCACCCCGCGCGAGGCGCTGGAGCTGCAGGCCGGTTTCTACGGCGTTCCCAAATCCGAACGCCGGACCATGGAACTGCTGAAGGCGGTGGGGTTGGACGACAAGGCCGATGCCTATGCCCGCACGCTGTCGGGTGGCATGCGCCGCCGGCTGCTGGTCGCCAAGGCGATGGTCCACAACCCGCCGGTGCTGGTGCTGGACGAGCCGACGGCGGGTGTCGATATCGAACTGCGCCGCAAGCTCTGGGATTATGTCCGCGAGCTGAACGCCGCCGGCACGACGGTGGTGCTGACCACCCATTATCTGGAAGAGGCGCAGGAACTCTGCGACCGGATCGCGATCATCAATCACGGCCGGCTGATCGCCTGCGACCGCACCGACGCCCTGCTCTCGCAGCTGGATGCCAAGGAACTGGTGGTGCGGGTGGCCGAAGCCCTGGCCCCGGGCCAGGTGCCGGCACCGCTCGCCGCCTTCGGCGCCGCGGTCGATGCCGAGGTCGGCACCGTCTGCTTCCGCTTCCGCCCGAGCGAAACCCCCGTCGGCCGCCTGCTGGCCGCCGTGACCGCCGCGGGGCTGACGGTCGCCGACATCACCACCCGCGAACCCGACCTGGAAGACCTGTTCCTGCGCCTGACGCGTGAATCCGACGCGGCCAGAGAGGCGGCGGCCTGA
- a CDS encoding OsmC family protein, whose product MSGRIHRYTTETVWTGDTGQGTAGYRSYSRDHDLKIPGKPVIAGSSDPAFRGDAMRHNPEDLLVASASACHMLWYLHLASTKGIVVRGYTDAAEGEMTERADGGGAFTRIRLRPQVTISAGDPTMARALHAEAHHLCFIANSLNCPIDIEDTVELVSA is encoded by the coding sequence ATGAGCGGCCGCATCCACCGCTACACCACTGAAACCGTCTGGACCGGCGATACCGGCCAGGGCACTGCAGGCTATCGCAGCTATTCCCGCGACCACGACCTGAAGATCCCGGGTAAGCCGGTCATCGCCGGCTCGTCGGACCCGGCCTTCCGTGGTGATGCCATGCGTCACAATCCGGAAGACCTGCTGGTCGCCTCGGCCTCTGCCTGCCATATGCTCTGGTACCTGCATCTGGCCAGCACCAAGGGCATCGTCGTGCGCGGCTACACCGATGCCGCCGAGGGCGAGATGACCGAACGCGCCGATGGCGGCGGCGCCTTCACCCGCATCCGGCTCCGGCCGCAGGTGACCATCTCGGCCGGCGATCCGACGATGGCGCGGGCCCTGCACGCCGAGGCGCATCATCTCTGCTTCATCGCCAACAGCCTCAACTGCCCGATCGACATCGAGGATACGGTCGAACTCGTGAGCGCCTGA
- the polA gene encoding DNA polymerase I, producing the protein MSDQTPSPQSPLYLVDGSGYIFRAFHALPPLNRPDGTPVNAVYGFCSMLLKLIEDLKAERLAVIFDAGRVSFRNEIYPDYKAHRPEPPEELVPQFPLIRDATRAFALPCIELPGFEADDLIASYAKAAREAGQEVVIVSADKDLMQLIQDGVSLMDPMKAKKIGLEEVMAKFGVAPDKVVDVQALAGDSTDNVPGVPGIGVKTAAQLIGEYGDLDTLLARAGEIKQPKRRQTLIENADKARVSRELVRLRDDVELPDPLDSLHVGQMSAEVVLSFLEQQGFTSLVAKLRPHLGASKPAHGGSAGSAAAAAVEDVRAAVRDYELVQDEPALTRWIEMATEAGIVGFDTETTSLDAHRAVLVGFSLAIAPGRACYVPLRHVAPRKARQGALDLGAAGEAETDEGAPEQIPVERAITLLRPLLEAPGVLKVGQNIKYDMIVMAREGVEIAPIDDTMVMSYALDGTRHGHGMDELAQIHLGVTPISYDEVTGKGRDRIGFDEVPLDRARDYAAEDADVTLNLHRLLKPRLGPEGVRALYERTDRALVPVLARMERRGIRIDRDMLGKASREFADGMAALEARIHELAGESFNVGSPKQLGEILFDKLSLPGGKKGKTGAYATGADILQKLAADGHELPAKVLDWRQLAKLKNTYADALAEAVNPETGRIHTSFALTVTTTGRLSSNDPNLQNIPIRTEEGRRIRRAFVPEAGHVLMSADYSQIELRLLADIANIQALRQAFREGIDIHALTASQVFGVPVEGMDPITRRRAKAINFGIIYGISAFGLAQQLDIPQSEAKRYIEAYFERYPGIRDYMERAKADARAHGFVTTIFGRKCWTPDIAAKNPALRAFAERAAINAPLQGSAADIVRLAMVALDRALEASPLGARMLLQVHDEILLEVPEAEVEETAALVKQVMEDVVSRPVPYVVEVGTGLDWDAAH; encoded by the coding sequence ATGAGCGACCAGACCCCGAGCCCCCAGAGCCCCCTCTACCTCGTCGACGGATCGGGCTACATCTTCCGGGCCTTCCATGCCCTGCCGCCGCTGAACCGCCCCGACGGCACCCCGGTCAACGCGGTCTACGGCTTCTGTTCCATGCTGTTGAAGCTGATCGAGGATCTGAAGGCCGAGCGGCTGGCGGTGATCTTCGATGCCGGCCGGGTGAGCTTCCGCAACGAAATCTATCCCGACTACAAGGCCCATCGCCCCGAGCCGCCGGAAGAGCTGGTGCCCCAGTTCCCGCTGATCCGCGACGCCACCCGCGCCTTCGCCCTGCCCTGTATCGAGCTTCCCGGCTTTGAGGCCGACGACCTGATCGCGAGCTATGCGAAAGCGGCACGCGAGGCGGGCCAGGAGGTGGTGATCGTCTCGGCCGACAAGGACCTCATGCAGCTGATCCAGGACGGCGTGTCGCTGATGGATCCCATGAAGGCCAAGAAGATCGGTCTTGAAGAGGTGATGGCCAAATTCGGCGTCGCCCCCGACAAGGTGGTCGACGTTCAGGCGCTGGCGGGCGATTCCACCGACAACGTGCCGGGCGTGCCCGGCATCGGGGTCAAGACCGCCGCGCAGCTGATCGGCGAATATGGCGATCTGGACACGCTGCTCGCCCGCGCCGGCGAGATCAAGCAGCCAAAGCGCCGCCAGACCCTGATCGAGAATGCCGACAAGGCGCGGGTCTCCCGCGAGCTGGTCCGGCTGCGCGACGATGTCGAGCTGCCCGACCCGCTGGACAGCCTGCATGTCGGCCAGATGAGCGCCGAGGTCGTGCTCTCCTTCCTGGAGCAACAGGGCTTCACCTCGCTGGTGGCCAAGCTGCGGCCGCATCTGGGCGCCTCTAAACCCGCCCATGGCGGCAGCGCCGGCTCCGCCGCGGCGGCGGCCGTGGAGGATGTGCGCGCGGCGGTGCGCGACTATGAACTTGTCCAGGACGAACCAGCCCTCACCCGCTGGATCGAGATGGCGACCGAGGCCGGCATCGTCGGTTTCGACACCGAGACCACCAGCCTCGACGCCCATCGTGCCGTGCTGGTCGGCTTCTCGCTGGCGATCGCCCCCGGCCGGGCCTGCTATGTGCCGCTGCGCCATGTGGCGCCCCGCAAGGCCCGGCAGGGCGCGCTCGACCTGGGAGCGGCAGGCGAAGCCGAGACGGATGAGGGGGCGCCCGAGCAGATCCCTGTCGAGCGGGCGATCACCCTGCTCCGGCCGCTGCTCGAAGCGCCGGGGGTGCTCAAGGTCGGCCAGAACATCAAATACGACATGATCGTCATGGCGCGCGAGGGCGTCGAGATCGCGCCGATCGACGACACCATGGTGATGTCCTATGCGCTCGACGGCACCCGCCACGGCCATGGCATGGACGAGCTGGCCCAGATCCATCTGGGCGTGACGCCCATCTCTTATGACGAGGTCACCGGCAAGGGCCGCGACCGGATCGGCTTCGACGAGGTGCCGCTGGATCGCGCCCGCGACTATGCCGCCGAGGATGCCGACGTCACGCTGAACCTGCACCGGCTGCTGAAGCCGCGTCTTGGTCCCGAAGGCGTGCGGGCGCTTTACGAGCGCACCGACCGGGCGCTGGTACCGGTGCTCGCGCGGATGGAACGGCGCGGCATCCGTATCGACCGCGACATGCTGGGCAAGGCCTCGCGTGAGTTTGCCGACGGCATGGCGGCGCTGGAGGCACGCATCCACGAGCTTGCCGGCGAAAGCTTCAATGTCGGCAGCCCGAAGCAGCTGGGCGAGATCCTGTTCGACAAGCTGAGCCTGCCCGGGGGCAAGAAGGGCAAGACCGGCGCCTATGCCACCGGCGCCGACATCCTGCAGAAGCTGGCAGCCGACGGCCATGAACTGCCGGCGAAGGTGCTGGACTGGCGCCAGCTCGCCAAGCTCAAGAACACCTATGCAGATGCGCTCGCCGAGGCGGTGAACCCCGAGACCGGCCGCATCCACACCAGTTTTGCGCTGACGGTCACCACCACCGGCCGGTTGTCTTCGAACGACCCCAATCTTCAGAACATTCCCATCCGCACCGAGGAAGGCCGGCGGATCCGCCGCGCCTTCGTGCCCGAGGCCGGCCATGTGCTGATGTCGGCCGACTACAGCCAGATCGAACTGCGCCTGCTGGCCGATATCGCCAACATCCAGGCCCTGCGCCAGGCCTTCCGCGAGGGTATCGACATCCATGCCCTGACCGCCTCTCAGGTCTTCGGCGTGCCGGTGGAGGGGATGGACCCGATCACCCGCCGCCGGGCCAAGGCGATCAATTTCGGCATCATCTACGGTATCAGCGCCTTCGGCCTGGCCCAGCAGCTCGACATCCCGCAATCCGAGGCCAAGCGCTATATCGAGGCCTATTTCGAGCGCTATCCCGGCATTCGCGACTATATGGAGCGGGCCAAGGCCGATGCCCGCGCCCATGGCTTCGTGACCACGATCTTCGGCCGCAAATGCTGGACGCCCGACATCGCCGCCAAAAATCCCGCACTCAGGGCCTTTGCCGAGCGTGCGGCGATCAACGCACCGCTTCAGGGCTCCGCCGCCGACATCGTCCGGCTCGCCATGGTGGCGCTGGATCGCGCGCTGGAGGCAAGCCCGCTCGGTGCGCGCATGCTGCTCCAGGTCCATGACGAAATCCTGCTGGAGGTACCCGAGGCCGAGGTCGAGGAGACTGCGGCACTGGTCAAGCAGGTGATGGAGGATGTGGTGTCGCGGCCCGTGCCCTATGTCGTCGAAGTCGGCACCGGGCTCGACTGGGATGCGGCACATTGA
- a CDS encoding zinc-finger domain-containing protein: protein MEPVETIIVEQTQLACDGGVGALGHPRVFLNMEGKGYVDCPYCGRHYVLKPGAKASHGH from the coding sequence ATGGAACCCGTTGAGACCATCATCGTCGAGCAGACCCAGCTCGCATGCGACGGCGGCGTCGGCGCCCTCGGCCATCCGCGGGTCTTCCTGAACATGGAAGGCAAGGGCTATGTCGACTGCCCCTATTGCGGGCGTCACTATGTGCTGAAGCCCGGCGCCAAGGCATCGCACGGCCACTGA
- a CDS encoding DUF1150 family protein, whose product MPRFNLEETTRSPADVAEAARAAIRRMTPEAFAALGLEQVAYVRPVTTAGGVMFGVFSASGERVAVMADSASAIGAILQHEMVPATIH is encoded by the coding sequence ATGCCCCGCTTCAACCTTGAAGAGACGACCCGTTCCCCTGCCGATGTCGCCGAGGCAGCGCGCGCTGCCATCCGTCGGATGACGCCCGAAGCCTTTGCGGCGCTTGGCCTTGAGCAGGTGGCCTATGTCCGACCGGTGACCACCGCCGGCGGTGTGATGTTCGGCGTGTTTTCCGCGAGCGGTGAGCGCGTGGCGGTGATGGCCGACAGCGCCTCTGCGATCGGCGCCATCCTGCAGCACGAGATGGTGCCGGCGACGATCCACTGA
- a CDS encoding TIGR02300 family protein has product MAKEEWGQKHTCRSCGARFYDMRRTPVTCPKCGAEQPQIEETRSRRAAREADELARERAAQARKAKVVPAEVEDVDEEGFDEAFDDDDEDDVGIEDASELGDDDVGDVRLGDDDDEN; this is encoded by the coding sequence GTGGCGAAGGAGGAGTGGGGGCAGAAGCACACCTGCCGCAGCTGCGGTGCGCGCTTCTACGATATGCGCCGCACGCCGGTGACATGCCCCAAATGCGGTGCCGAGCAGCCGCAGATCGAAGAGACCCGTTCCCGCCGAGCCGCACGGGAGGCCGATGAGCTGGCCCGTGAGCGTGCGGCCCAGGCCCGCAAGGCCAAGGTCGTGCCGGCAGAGGTGGAGGATGTCGACGAGGAAGGCTTCGACGAAGCCTTCGACGATGACGACGAGGATGATGTCGGCATCGAGGATGCCTCGGAGCTGGGCGACGACGACGTCGGTGACGTCCGTCTCGGCGACGACGACGACGAGAACTGA
- a CDS encoding DNA-3-methyladenine glycosylase, whose amino-acid sequence MPADPGTVEAIAPGRIRLPAGIDLVTAFAGLAAHGDDGLVRLDGDRLYTIERVERAPVAVETVLSPDSRGELRVMVETGAADLLEVATRAIAARLHLPGAAFAALAAGDPVIGRIAATQGVRPTLLYPEPMVVMLRTISAQLVNLAWAATTRRRLAEAFGIRRPVGTGWVIDIDPARIAAIDPEEIKALQFTGAKARAIVSVARAIVDGRLDAAAMAAAETPEIRRRLTAISGIGDWTADWVLARGLGRPVVATGDLGVRKAVARAYHDTEIIPAAEVARTTAHWGAAALDAQTLLLSTLGTAGAEGATPRLTRKRAAATPPEEKRP is encoded by the coding sequence ATGCCTGCAGATCCCGGAACCGTCGAGGCGATCGCCCCCGGCCGGATCCGGCTGCCGGCGGGCATCGACCTCGTCACCGCCTTCGCCGGCCTCGCTGCCCATGGCGATGACGGGCTGGTGCGGCTCGACGGCGACCGGCTCTATACGATCGAGCGGGTTGAGCGGGCACCGGTGGCGGTGGAGACCGTCCTTTCTCCCGATTCCCGGGGCGAGTTGCGGGTGATGGTGGAGACCGGCGCGGCCGATCTGCTTGAGGTGGCAACCCGCGCCATCGCTGCCCGCCTGCATCTGCCGGGCGCAGCCTTCGCGGCGCTCGCTGCCGGTGATCCGGTGATCGGCCGGATCGCCGCCACCCAGGGGGTGCGCCCCACCCTGCTCTACCCAGAGCCGATGGTGGTGATGCTGCGCACGATCAGCGCCCAGCTGGTCAACCTCGCCTGGGCCGCCACCACCCGCCGCCGTCTGGCAGAGGCCTTCGGCATCCGTCGGCCGGTCGGCACCGGCTGGGTGATCGATATCGATCCCGCCCGGATCGCCGCGATCGACCCCGAGGAGATCAAGGCCCTCCAATTCACCGGCGCCAAGGCAAGGGCGATCGTGAGCGTGGCCCGGGCGATCGTCGACGGCCGGCTGGACGCAGCCGCCATGGCCGCGGCCGAAACGCCGGAGATCCGCCGCAGGCTGACCGCCATCTCCGGCATCGGCGACTGGACCGCGGACTGGGTGCTGGCGCGCGGCCTGGGCCGGCCGGTGGTCGCCACCGGCGATCTGGGCGTACGCAAGGCGGTGGCACGCGCCTATCACGATACCGAGATCATTCCCGCGGCCGAGGTCGCCCGCACCACCGCCCATTGGGGGGCCGCGGCCCTCGACGCCCAGACGCTGCTGCTCTCCACCCTCGGTACCGCCGGGGCCGAGGGCGCCACCCCGCGGCTCACCCGCAAGCGGGCTGCCGCCACCCCGCCGGAGGAGAAACGTCCATGA
- a CDS encoding type II TA system antitoxin MqsA family protein, with protein MTETRIHPETGKTLRRDVRPQTVRFGSMSRRVDVPGWYPDDDSDSIHSGTDLAESDRAFQELKAAYAAHVRRVRKRLNLTQEEAGHLIGGGRRAFQKYESGAMPPSDAAVGLIEILARHPEEVEFLKVMRAER; from the coding sequence ATGACCGAAACGCGTATTCACCCCGAAACCGGCAAGACGCTCCGACGCGATGTCCGTCCGCAGACGGTACGATTCGGGTCGATGTCGCGGCGTGTTGACGTGCCGGGCTGGTACCCCGACGACGACAGCGATTCCATCCACTCCGGCACCGATCTCGCCGAATCCGACCGCGCCTTCCAGGAGCTGAAAGCGGCCTATGCCGCACATGTTCGCAGGGTCCGCAAGCGCCTGAACCTCACCCAGGAAGAAGCCGGCCACCTGATCGGCGGCGGCCGCCGCGCCTTCCAGAAATACGAAAGCGGCGCCATGCCTCCGAGCGATGCGGCCGTGGGTTTGATCGAAATCCTCGCCCGACATCCGGAGGAGGTGGAGTTTTTGAAAGTGATGCGGGCGGAGAGGTAG
- a CDS encoding HXXEE domain-containing protein — MPVADLFSPSMTFSHLWPWIGLVLAVPLAIALAGGGLRGDRSVTRWRDPVWLCWAGTLAYLFHQVEEHGVDALGVPYAFRGMLCATFGFPDPAACPIPEAFITAVNIPVVWLAGPVCALLGRRRPALALAWLGVPAVNTMAHLVPAVVEGAYNPGLVTALVLFLPLSVWSFRMALGRPDLGRRAVAGTVAGGVLLHAVLMGSLLAFLAGRIGTGLLVLIQIVNPVIPPALVARVTAGRQISPRPARPRPESR; from the coding sequence ATGCCCGTCGCCGATCTCTTCTCCCCGTCCATGACCTTCTCGCACCTCTGGCCCTGGATCGGGCTGGTGCTGGCGGTGCCGCTGGCGATCGCGCTGGCCGGTGGGGGATTGCGGGGAGACCGTTCCGTCACGCGCTGGCGGGATCCGGTCTGGCTGTGCTGGGCGGGGACGCTGGCCTATCTGTTCCATCAGGTGGAGGAGCACGGCGTCGATGCGCTGGGGGTGCCCTATGCCTTCCGGGGCATGCTGTGCGCCACCTTCGGCTTTCCGGATCCCGCCGCCTGTCCGATCCCTGAGGCCTTCATCACCGCCGTGAACATCCCGGTGGTCTGGCTGGCGGGGCCCGTCTGTGCGCTGCTGGGGCGGCGGCGGCCGGCGCTGGCGCTGGCCTGGCTGGGGGTGCCGGCGGTGAACACCATGGCCCATCTGGTGCCGGCCGTGGTGGAGGGGGCCTATAACCCCGGTCTGGTGACCGCGCTGGTTCTGTTTCTGCCGCTGTCGGTGTGGAGTTTCCGCATGGCACTGGGCCGGCCCGATCTGGGCCGGCGGGCGGTTGCGGGCACGGTTGCGGGCGGGGTGCTGCTGCACGCCGTGCTGATGGGCTCTCTGCTCGCCTTTCTGGCGGGGCGGATCGGGACGGGGCTGCTGGTGCTGATCCAGATCGTCAATCCGGTGATCCCGCCGGCACTGGTCGCGCGGGTGACGGCCGGGCGGCAGATCAGTCCGCGGCCGGCACGGCCCCGGCCAGAAAGCCGCTGA